A single Cyprinus carpio isolate SPL01 chromosome A6, ASM1834038v1, whole genome shotgun sequence DNA region contains:
- the LOC109080002 gene encoding caspase recruitment domain-containing protein 14-like encodes MTESVLNTPDLKDLEEEELWDLINDNRHAISLGVRPCVLIPYLRQARVLTDLDEDEILTCLNFTNRGMKTSHMIDLLRVQGHNGAMALLEGLMIHYPALYTRITGRQPSIEPSGFSGLINYTELTEYLVRAVSSMQTELHVARHEAARLQARCCELQGKLEQAQQNNKELSQMQGEHARLRSHLDGLNRELLKLKDEKCDLYVRYTTALEEKSATIVRNRDLQLEISQLQHELKKAQKETDFERQRSLKNPSDTQKLRDELNAVRAKLLETETLFPVQQDILAHDLKEVENRSSELAVEVSRLSEENIQLQQEKEELLEEKDCLALEMEKLTVDCEMYQHRSTLFHSQLEEVQAERDKAYLSRDEAQAQIARIIAEKDVLRGQLMELQARVFAMKACSKQRGRREKSRDRKFSCNTSRGSCSEFPTSSPPPRRQLCRLNAVLPESFNSFDACEFNDEAINNQVEPSCSESLRRRDFPSRSDMEDIYSSQDSLSFDNDYVFISKGDSLDESKSPTSLPCSTSRRSPNESVSRASAPPFLMRSRPQALRITGRVLTVFFQGEMILNQIQVIGGNKTGVFVHHVTEGSSAHNTGISPGSQILQLKYEREQRAVRMVLEDTTMEEALWALGQVQGPCHITLRPSQDAYENLLQQLKNGEVMSGDSFYIRVNMTMQEDVAGTLAVKCNDIVHVTDTHHSIDGSWWASHVHPCHLEDLKSGTLPNYYRAQRLLIRALEDMTYPRKAQRKEKTISHEKQRAARIVITGQQSRNPLWVSVEDNKTTAQDSDGCVPSRCVTLMPYTLVSPRFPPICRPVLLLPTMLGRALHKRLAEQDGYQLCEPELLIASEHAIQMQKGEILEECDSKTHLCYTLQGVEKIMKRGTHCVLPLGLDCVRRLHRAEIFPIIIYIMSTERSLRKLRHKLRQNVLTESQVLECSCSEEPLLDKLPCLYQSIPPESWHDSATLIDTLKTVVTEEQQKIVWIESDTW; translated from the exons ATGACTGAGAGTGTCCTAAATACTCCGGACCTGAAGGATCTGGAGGAAGAAGAATTGTGGGATCTTATCAACGATAACCGCCATGCCATCTCTCTTGGTGTCCGTCCCTGTGTCCTCATCCCTTACCTGCGACAGGCACGGGTCCTCACAGACTTGGATGAGGATGAAATTCTCACCTGTCTTAATTTTACCAACCGCGGCATGAAGACAA GTCACATGATTGACTTGTTACGTGTACAGGGTCATAATGGTGCAATGGCTCTGCTTGAAGGTCTGATGATTCATTATCCTGCTCTCTACACACGGATTACCGGCCGCCAGCCCAGCATTGAGCCTTCAGGCTTCAGCG GCCTGATAAATTACACTGAGTTGACAGAGTACCTGGTTCGTGCAGTGAGCAGTATGCAGACAGAGCTACATGTGGCACGGCATGAGGCTGCGCGACTGCAAGCCAGATGTTGTGAGCTGCAGGGGAAACTGGAACAGGcccaacaaaataataaagagcTCAGCCAGATGCAGGGAGAGCATGCACGACTGCGCAGTCACCTGGATG GTTTAAACAGGGAACTGTTAAAACTGAAAGATGAGAAATGTGATCTCTATGTCAGATATACCACAGCTCTTGAGGAGAAGTCTGCAACTATAGTACGCAACAGAGACCTGCAGCTTGAG ATTTCCCAGCTGCAGCATGAGTTAAAGAAGGCACAGAAAGAGACAGACTTTGAGAGGCAGCGTTCCTTGAAGAATCCCAGTGACACACAGAAGCTCAGAGATGAGCTCAATGCTGTACGCGCAAAGTTACTGGAGACCGAGACGTTGTTCCCA GTACAACAGGATATACTGGCCCATGATTTAAAGGAGGTTGAGAACAGAAGTTCAGAACTTGCTGTGGAAGTCAGCAGGCTGAGTGAGGAGAATATACAACTCCAGCAAGAGAAAGAGGAG CTCCTAGAAGAGAAGGACTGTTTAGCCCTGGAGATGGAGAAGTTGACTGTGGACTGTGAGATGTATCAGCACAGGAGTACACTGTTCCATAGTCAGCTAGAAGAGGTGCAGGCAGAGAGAGACAAG gcatatTTGTCCCGAGATGAGGCCCAGGCTCAGATTGCACGTATTATCGCAGAGAAGGATGTGCTAAGAGGCCAACTCATGGAGCTACAGGCGAGGGTTTTTGCCATGAAAGCCTGTAGCAAGCaaagaggaagaagagaaaaaTCCAGG GACAGGAAGTTCAGTTGCAACACCAGCAGAGGTTCATGCAGTGAGTTCCCTACTTCCAGCCCACCACCCAGAAGACAGCTATGCCGCTTGAATGCAGTTCTTCCTGAGAGTTTCAACTCGTTTGATGCCTGTGAG TTCAATGATGAAGCAATCAACAATCAAGTGGAGCCCTCCTGTTCTGAATCTCTCCGCAGACGAGACTTTCCCTCCAGAAGTGACATGGAAGACATTTACAG CAGTCAGGATTCTCTCAGCTTTGACAATGATTATGTTTTCATTTCTAAAG GAGATAGTTTGGATGAGTCTAAATCACCAACATCACTTCCCTGTTCTACTAGCAGAAGGAGCCCTAATGAAAG TGTCTCAAGAGCATCAGCTCCGCCCTTCCTAATGCGCTCCAGACCTCAGGCCCTGCGTATCACTGGTCGCGTACTCACTGTGTTTTTCCAGGGAGAAATGATATTGAACCAAATACAGGTCATCGGGGGCAATAAGACCGGTGTGTTTGTGCATCATGTGACCGAAGGATCATCTGCTCATAACACTGGCATCAGCCCTGGATCTCAGATACTTCAG CTGAAATATGAGCGGGAGCAGAGAGCTGTACGAATGGTTCTAGAAGACACCACTATGGAAGAGGCCCTGTGGGCTCTGGGGCAAGTCCAGGGACCATGCCACATTACACTGAGACCCAGCCAAGATG CCTATGAGAACCTGCTACAGCAGCTAAAGAACGGTGAGGTGATGTCGGGTGATTCCTTCTACATCCGTGTAAACATGACGATGCAGGAGGATGTAGCTGGAACTCTCGCAGTCAAGTGTAATGACATCGTCCATGTGACAGACACTCACCATTCCATTGATGGCTCCTGGTGGGCCAGTCACGTGCACCCTTGTCACTTGGAAGACCTGAAGAGTGGGACTCTTCCCAACTACTACAG AGCACAGAGGCTCTTAATCAGGGCTCTAGAGGATATGACCTATCCTCGCAAAGCACAAAGAAAG GAGAAAACCATATCTCATGAGAAACAGAGAGCGGCAAGGATTGTCATCACTGGTCAGCAAAGCAGAAACCCTCTGTGGGTCAGTGTGGAGGACAACAAAACCACAGCACAGGACA GTGATGGCTGTGTGCCCAGCAGATGTGTGACCCTAATGCCCTACACCCTGGTCTCACCTCGTTTCCCACCCATCTGCCGACCAGTCCTCCTCCTTCCCACAATGCTTGGCCGTGCCTTGCACAAACGGTTGGCAGAACAGGATGGTTATCAGCTCTGTGAGCCag AGTTGCTGATTGCAAGTGAGCATGCCATTCAAATGCAGAAGGGGGAGATTCTTGAAGAGTGTGACTCGAAAACACACCTTTGCTATACGTTGCAGGGAGTGGAGAAGATCATGAAGCGG GGCACTCACTGTGTTTTACCGCTGGGTTTGGACTGTGTGCGTCGTCTCCACCGTGCTGAAATCTTCCCCATCATCATCTACATCATGTCTACAGAGAGGAGTCTCCGCAAATTGAG ACACAAACTACGGCAGAATGTTTTGACTGAGTCCCAGGTGTTAGAGTGTTCCTGCAGTGAGGAGCCCCTTCTGGATAAACTGCCCTGCCTTTACCAGAGCATTCCACCAGAGAGCTGGCATGACAGTGCCACTCTAATTGACACTCTGAAAACTGTGGTGACAGAGGAGCAGCAAAAGATTGTGTGGATTGAGTCAGATACCTGGTGA